The Novipirellula caenicola genome window below encodes:
- a CDS encoding PDZ domain-containing protein: MNLRTKFGGRTNSVLILMTLVTSAVSVHSNLAVRASEPTQAPPSGEQAEIQPQFGDWGDPFVEPQHPGRDHFGGWHLGVFGHYTTTGHLLTQVFPNTPAARAGLEPGDRIITVNGYQVGDVLNRQYPIDVLIQRHASPTGFVRLLVQNRRTLRLHNLDVRLARGRIHF; encoded by the coding sequence ATGAACCTTCGAACGAAATTTGGGGGCCGCACCAACAGCGTCTTGATTCTGATGACGCTTGTGACATCGGCCGTGAGCGTACATTCGAACCTTGCTGTTCGCGCGAGCGAACCGACGCAGGCACCACCGTCGGGTGAGCAGGCGGAGATTCAACCCCAGTTCGGGGACTGGGGCGATCCGTTTGTCGAACCTCAACATCCCGGCCGCGATCATTTTGGCGGCTGGCACTTGGGGGTGTTTGGTCACTACACGACCACCGGACACCTGTTAACGCAAGTGTTCCCGAACACGCCAGCGGCCCGCGCTGGACTCGAACCAGGAGACCGGATCATCACGGTGAATGGTTATCAAGTCGGCGACGTGTTGAACCGGCAATATCCGATCGACGTCCTGATCCAGCGACATGCGTCCCCCACTGGCTTTGTGCGACTGTTGGTGCAAAACCGACGGACGCTTCGCTTGCACAATCTCGACGTCCGCTTGGCCCGCGGCCGCATCCACTTCTAA